A section of the Amblyomma americanum isolate KBUSLIRL-KWMA chromosome 2, ASM5285725v1, whole genome shotgun sequence genome encodes:
- the Psf2 gene encoding DNA replication complex GINS protein PSF2-like protein — MECADAEFIAEKTHVHIVPRFSAEKLYLITGDVGPFEPGKPVSVPLWMAVNLKQRQQCRILPPAWLCKEYLLEKKQEEIASPVFTKMPSEHYLEVTQLLFDVGAADIPDASEVRTLVKDIWDIRQAKLRSSVDAFVKSDEVHARVDHLTLMEIITVRRLLCGALNHLNKLRQGTNAGSSSQGSQSQTL, encoded by the exons ATGGAGTGCGCTGACGCCGAGTTCATCGCGGAGAAGACACACGTGCACATTGTCCCAAGATTCAGCGCTGAGAAGCTGTACCTAATCACTGGCGACGTCGGTCCATTCGAACCAGGCAAGCCGGTGAGCGTCCCTCTCTGGATGGCTGTGAACCTGAAGCAAAGACAACAGTGCCGCATTTTGCCCCCAGCTTGGCTGTGCAAGGAGTATCTGCTTGAAAAGAAGCAGGAAGAGATCGCATCGCCTGTTTTCACCAAAATGCCGAGCGAACACTACCTAGAGGTGACGCAATTGCTCTTTGACGTCGGTGCAGCCGACATTCCCGACGCCAGCGAGGTGCGGACACTGGTCAAGGATATTTGGGACATCCGCCAAGCCAAGCTGCGCAGCTCAGTGGATGCATTCGTAAAGAGTGACGAAGTGCACGCCAGGGTCGACCACCTTACTTTGATGGAGATCATCACCGTCCGCCGGCTCCTCTGCGGTGCTCTCAACCATCTCAACAAGCTGCGGCAG GGGACCAACGCTGGGTCATCATCACAAGGATCGCAAAGCCAGACATTGTAG
- the LOC144120658 gene encoding uncharacterized protein LOC144120658, translating to MSTKTTCTTESLIVLAAFYVACNTGSIIIGYGSMASYTATLDHTERPAVQAMYGLVVFNRVANIIVCLFWLLFLSISYTSGLRWIFIYFLVHFNTTILSQIAEVVKDSFLAPPPQIYTEEEATTDTYSAEVVPIYVWIFLEAAILVSIYTYYTRIQELEAEVAKKNAQQMYTSTFQR from the exons ATGAGTACCAAAACAACCTGCACGACTGAGAGCCTAATTGTCCTGGCAGCATTTTACGTG GCATGCAATACTGGCAGCATCATCATAGGGTATGGCAGCATGGCCAGTTATACTGCTACCCTGGACCACACTG AGCGTCCAGCTGTGCAAGCCATGTATGGACTAGTGGTCTTCAACAGGGTGGCGAACATCATCGTCTGTCTCTTCTGGCTTTTGTTTCTCAGCATC AGCTACACATCAGGCCTTCGCTGGATTTTCATCTATTTTCTCGTCCACTTCAACACGACCATCCTATCACAGATTGCCGAAGTCGTGAAGGACTCGTTTCTG GCACCACCACCACAAATTTACACTGAAGAGGAGGCCACGACA GACACATATTCAGCAGAGGTGGTACCGATCTATGTGTGGATTTTTCTAGAG GCAGCCATATTAGTCAGCATCTACACATACTACACCAGAATTCAGGAACTTGAAGCAGAGGTCGCCAAGAAGAATGCACAGCAAATGTATACTAGCACCTTTCAACGGTGA
- the Ada2a gene encoding transcriptional adapter 2A: protein MTESCYFCSCVFTDVHILCVDCDPKLPICIRCFSKGAESLTHKNDHRYTVLTTEFQLLCKTWTAGEELKLLDALLECGIGNWSDIAKHVGTHSAKECEAHYLQHYIYAPVGDLKGIAPEPSYEGSCHLAPVPYKVSGDPPRPVLCSQQQVDMAGYMAARGDFSHEFDNYAEMDMTELDFNQCEDTLDRELQLAMVSIYRNRLRERARRKWLVRKHGLVHPLKTQQSWQRYRNTLGEGTVTLLRRFMQLLPPDDFEFMLEGLHSEQLLRQQVQLLQESRSAGLTRLDSISLFKQCSRWRAAHRPKHAAFKELLAHIRNETSTQVWLHKQLVKDTSLPASPKGIGRRSAPPLDIEGRPGYEKLNNQERELCASLRLIPEVYLHFKALLVSEYEKLGSLRLSNARAIIKIDVNKTRKLYDFLLAEGVVKKQVS from the exons ATGACAGAGTCGTGTTACTTTTGCTCCTGCGTTTTCACAGACGTGCACATACTGTGCGTGGACTGTGATCCTAAACTGCCCATCTGCATACGCTGCTTCTCCAAGGGTGCCGAATCCCTTACACACAAGAACGACCATCGATACACAGTCCTG ACAACGGAGTTTCAGTTGCTGTGCAAAACGTGGACTGCCGGCGAAGAGTTGAAGCTCCTAGACGCGCTGTTGGAATGCGGCATTGGAAACTG GAGTGACATTGCGAAGCATGTGGGCACACATTCTGCTAAGGAGTGTGAGGCCCACTATCTTCAACATTATATCTATGCACCAGTCGGGGACCTGAAAG GGATTGCACCTGAACCGAGTTATGAGGGCAGCTGCCATCTCGCTCCAGTGCCATACAAAG TGTCGGGAGACCCACCACGCCCTGTGCTCTGCTCCCAGCAGCAGGTTGACATGGCTGGCTACATGGCAGCCCGGGGAGACTTCTCCCATGAGTTTGACAACTATGCTGAGATGGACATGACTGAACTCGACTTTAACCAGTGCGAAGATACTCTGGACAGGG AGCTCCAGTTGGCTATGGTGTCAATTTATCGGAACCGGCTGCGTGAGCGGGCCCGGCGAAAGTGGCTCGTGCGCAAGCACGGCCTGGTGCATCCACTAAAGACTCAGCAGAGCTGGCAACGGTATAGAAACACACTGGGTGAAGGCACTGTAACCCTACTCCGCCGCTTCatgcagctgctgccaccagATGACTTCGAGTTCATGTTAGAAGGATTGCACA GTGAGCAGCTTCTGCGCCAGCAGGTGCAGCTGCTGCAGGAGTCTCGCAGTGCGGGACTCACACGGCTGGACAGTATCTCTCTCTTCAAGCAGTGCAGCCGCTGGAGGGCTGCTCACCGTcccaaacacgctgccttcaaagAGCTGCTGGCACACATCAGG AATGAAACGTCAACACAAGTTTGGCTTCATAAGCAACTTGTGAAGGATACATCCCTGCCTGCATCCCCAAAAGGCATAG GACGGCGTTCAGCACCACCACTTGATATTGAGGGCAGGCCCGGCTATGAGAAGCTCAATAACCAAGAAAGGGAG CTGTGTGCCAGCCTGCGCCTGATCCCGGAGGTGTACTTGCACTTCAAGGCGCTTCTTGTCAGTGAATATGAAAAGTTGGGCTCCTTGCGTCTTTCCAATGCCCGGGCCATCATCAAGATTGATGTCAACAAGACCAGGAAGCTGTACGACTTTTTGCTTGCGGAAGGAGTGGTGAAAAAGCAAGTCAGCTGA
- the Der-2 gene encoding derlin 2: MALRMLMQEFMQVPVVTRTYTAACVLTTAAVHLDIISPFQLYFNPTLIIKHYQVWRLITTFLFFGTLGFAFFFNMLFTVRYCRMLEEGSFRGRTADFFYMFLLGGSLIIVIGMFVNQLFLGHAFTTMLVYIWSRRNPYFRLNFFGLINFQAPYLPWVLLGFSLILGNSVIVDIVGVIVGHIYYFLEDVFPNQRGGFRLLATPKFIKYLFESPPPDPNYNPPPEERPGGFDWGNNGN; the protein is encoded by the exons ATGGCTCTGCGCATGTTGATGCAAGAATTTATGCAAGTCCCTGTCGTCACTCGGACATACACTGCAGCGTGTGTGCTTACGACCGCAGCAGTA catcTAGATATTATTTCACCATTCCAGCTTTACTTCAACCCTACCTTGATTATAAAGCACTATCAA GTATGGCGGCTCATAACGACTTTCCTATTTTTTGGCACTCTTGGCTTCGCCTTCTTCTTCAACATGCTGTTCACCGTCCGGTATTGCCGAATGCTGGAGGAAGGCTCCTTTCGGGGCAGGACAGCAGACTTTTTCTACATGTTTCTCCTTGGGGGATCACTGATAATT GTGATAGGGATGTTTGTAAATCAGCTCTTCCTGGGGCACGCCTTCACCACAATGCTGGTGTACATATGGAGCCGGCGGAACCCGTACTTCCGGCTCAACTTCTTCGGTCTCATCAACTTCCAGGCACCGTACTTGCCTTGGGTGCTGCTGGGCTTCTCACTCATTCTGGGCAATTCAGTGATTGTTGACATCGTAG GCGTGATTGTGGGCCATATTTATTACTTCCTGGAGGATGTCTTTCCAAACCAAAGAGGCGGATTCCGCTTGCTGGCCACACCCAAATTCAT CAAGTACCTGTTTGAATCGCCACCACCTGACCCCAACTACAACCCACCGCCCGAAGAGAGACCGGGGGGTTTTGATTGGGGGAACAATGGAAATTGA